One window from the genome of Faecalibacterium sp. HTF-F encodes:
- a CDS encoding DEAD/DEAH box helicase family protein yields the protein MAGITLRTARQVVPMIYAYTTPEIARHNGWTKIGYTEQSVDKRLKQQTHTADVLFHEEWRGNAVYDDGSGEVFTDHDFHAYLRKLNVENDRKNEWFHLDGQQSRRYFQDFRMNRGRVQLDAAIAYTLREEQARAVHDTKIYYQSHPGGEYLWNAKPRFGKTLSVYDFCKQVDAQTVLIVTNRPAIANSWYSDYVRFLGRESGYLFVSHVDALAGQPHVLDEQGYLDAAAQGEELYKRIEFVSLQDMKGSKYFGGEYDKLRHLTELNWDVLVIDEAHEGVDTYKTDLAFDRIRRKFTLHLSGTPFKALANDKFAGDAIFNWTYADEQAAKRNWQGAPGQQNPYANLPMLNLYTYQMSEIIRDEIQRGVEIDGETQEFAFDLNEFFKVKPSGSFEHEAEVDRFLDAMTTQNKFPFSTPELRAELKHTFWLLNRVDSARALAKKLQAHPVFRDYEVILAAGDGKLDDTDENQKSFDRVKAAIAHHEKTITLSVGQLTTGVTIPEWSAVLMLSNLKSPALYMQAAFRAQNPCLFHENGTFRRKENAYVFDFDPARTLLIYEQFANDLSQDTASGKGDTEERKAHIQNLLNFFPVIGEDEEGEMIPLDAEKVLSIPRKIKSKEVVRMGFQSNFLFQNISNVFSAPQEVLDILQNFQPISEAKAKPIQITPDTGADLSLNDKGEVDLDEGYVIGKAADVFGAKIYESTPALDTALQDLTDAPAPAKEEHLEPLKKSITKEIITPMVEQAKQEYGRDLKLSDQKRFESAAKAKMDVAVNKVVDNYRIDQSQLETQRTQQLQNCTTAQQRQQVNREFDAKQQQSTAALMETLQTTIQQTAQEMQQTIVRTVETNQKEQEKKGYEDTVRDHLRGFSRTIPSFLMAYGDETVTLANFDRIIPDKVFQEVTSITLEQFRFLRDGGPYINQTTGQEEHFAGHLFDPVVFDDSVKEFLNLKVKLADYFDESRTEDIFDYIPPQKTNQIFTPKWVVKKMVDLLEQENPGCFDDPGKTFLDPYMKSGLYITEIVKRLYRSEKMRQAFPDDNARLEHIFAKQVYGLAPTEIIYRIAISYILGFAKGHGITAHHIRQADTLEFAKAGTMERELDKIFRD from the coding sequence ATGGCTGGCATAACCCTGCGCACTGCCCGGCAGGTGGTGCCCATGATCTACGCCTATACCACCCCGGAAATTGCCCGGCACAACGGCTGGACGAAGATCGGCTACACCGAGCAATCGGTGGACAAACGCCTGAAACAGCAGACCCACACCGCCGATGTGCTGTTCCACGAGGAGTGGCGGGGCAATGCCGTCTACGATGACGGCAGCGGCGAGGTGTTCACCGACCACGATTTCCACGCCTACCTCCGCAAGCTGAACGTGGAGAACGACCGCAAAAACGAGTGGTTCCATCTGGATGGGCAGCAGTCCCGGCGGTATTTTCAGGATTTCCGCATGAACCGGGGCCGGGTGCAGCTGGATGCCGCCATCGCCTACACCCTGCGGGAGGAGCAGGCAAGGGCTGTCCACGACACCAAAATCTATTACCAGAGCCACCCCGGCGGGGAATACCTCTGGAACGCCAAGCCCCGCTTTGGCAAGACCCTTTCCGTCTACGATTTCTGCAAGCAGGTGGATGCACAGACGGTGCTCATCGTCACCAACCGCCCAGCCATCGCCAATAGCTGGTACAGCGACTATGTGCGCTTTCTGGGCAGGGAGTCCGGCTATCTGTTTGTCAGCCATGTGGATGCTCTTGCCGGGCAGCCCCATGTGCTGGACGAGCAGGGCTATCTGGATGCCGCCGCACAGGGCGAGGAGCTGTATAAGCGCATTGAGTTCGTCAGCCTGCAGGACATGAAAGGCTCCAAGTATTTCGGCGGCGAGTACGACAAGCTGCGCCACCTGACCGAGTTGAACTGGGATGTGCTGGTCATCGACGAAGCCCACGAGGGCGTGGACACCTACAAGACCGACCTTGCCTTTGACCGCATCCGCCGCAAGTTCACGCTGCACCTGTCCGGTACGCCCTTCAAGGCACTGGCAAACGATAAGTTTGCCGGGGATGCCATCTTCAACTGGACCTACGCCGACGAGCAGGCCGCCAAGCGGAACTGGCAGGGCGCACCGGGGCAGCAGAACCCCTACGCAAACCTCCCCATGCTCAACCTCTACACCTACCAGATGTCCGAGATCATCCGGGACGAGATCCAGCGGGGCGTGGAGATCGACGGCGAAACGCAGGAATTTGCCTTTGACCTGAACGAGTTCTTCAAGGTGAAGCCCAGCGGCAGCTTTGAGCATGAGGCCGAGGTGGACCGCTTTCTGGATGCCATGACCACCCAGAACAAATTTCCGTTTTCCACCCCGGAGCTGCGTGCCGAACTGAAGCACACCTTCTGGCTGCTGAACCGGGTGGACAGCGCCAGAGCGCTGGCGAAAAAGCTGCAGGCGCACCCGGTATTCCGGGACTATGAGGTGATCCTTGCCGCCGGTGACGGCAAGTTGGACGACACGGACGAGAACCAGAAGAGTTTTGACCGGGTAAAAGCCGCCATCGCACACCACGAAAAGACCATCACCCTGTCGGTGGGGCAGCTGACAACCGGTGTGACTATCCCGGAGTGGTCGGCGGTGCTGATGCTCTCCAACCTGAAAAGCCCAGCGCTGTATATGCAGGCGGCGTTCCGTGCCCAGAACCCCTGCCTTTTCCACGAAAATGGCACTTTCCGCCGCAAAGAGAACGCCTATGTGTTCGATTTTGACCCCGCCCGCACCCTGCTGATCTACGAGCAGTTCGCCAACGATCTTTCTCAGGACACCGCCAGCGGCAAGGGCGACACCGAGGAGCGCAAGGCGCACATCCAGAATCTGCTCAACTTCTTCCCGGTCATCGGCGAGGACGAGGAAGGGGAGATGATCCCGCTGGATGCAGAAAAAGTCCTCAGCATCCCCCGGAAGATCAAGTCCAAAGAAGTGGTGCGGATGGGTTTCCAGAGCAATTTCCTGTTCCAGAACATTTCCAACGTGTTCAGTGCCCCGCAGGAGGTGCTGGACATTCTGCAAAACTTCCAGCCTATCAGCGAAGCCAAGGCAAAGCCCATCCAGATCACCCCGGACACCGGCGCAGACCTCTCCCTGAACGACAAGGGCGAGGTAGACCTGGACGAGGGTTACGTCATCGGCAAGGCAGCGGATGTGTTCGGGGCGAAGATCTACGAAAGCACCCCGGCGCTGGACACCGCCCTGCAAGACCTGACCGATGCCCCGGCTCCTGCCAAAGAAGAGCATCTGGAACCCCTGAAAAAGAGCATCACCAAGGAGATCATCACCCCCATGGTGGAGCAGGCAAAGCAGGAGTATGGCCGCGACCTGAAGCTGTCCGACCAGAAGCGGTTTGAGAGCGCCGCCAAAGCCAAGATGGACGTGGCGGTGAACAAGGTGGTGGACAACTACCGCATCGACCAGAGCCAGTTGGAGACCCAGCGTACCCAGCAGTTACAGAACTGCACCACCGCCCAGCAGCGCCAGCAGGTGAACCGGGAGTTTGACGCAAAGCAGCAGCAGAGCACCGCCGCCCTCATGGAGACGCTGCAAACCACCATCCAGCAGACGGCGCAGGAGATGCAGCAGACCATCGTGCGCACCGTGGAGACCAACCAGAAGGAGCAGGAGAAAAAGGGCTACGAGGACACCGTCCGTGACCATCTCCGGGGCTTCTCCCGCACCATCCCGTCCTTCCTCATGGCCTACGGCGACGAGACCGTGACACTGGCAAACTTTGACCGGATCATCCCGGACAAGGTCTTTCAGGAGGTCACCAGCATTACGCTGGAACAGTTCCGCTTTTTGCGGGACGGTGGACCGTACATCAACCAGACTACCGGACAGGAGGAGCATTTTGCAGGTCACCTGTTCGACCCAGTGGTGTTTGACGATTCGGTGAAGGAGTTTCTGAACCTGAAGGTCAAGCTGGCGGATTACTTTGACGAGAGCCGCACCGAGGATATCTTCGATTACATCCCGCCCCAGAAAACCAACCAGATCTTCACCCCCAAGTGGGTGGTGAAAAAGATGGTGGACTTGCTGGAACAGGAAAACCCCGGCTGCTTCGATGACCCCGGCAAGACCTTCCTGGACCCCTACATGAAGTCCGGCCTGTACATTACGGAAATCGTCAAGCGCCTTTACCGCAGCGAGAAGATGCGGCAAGCCTTCCCGGACGATAACGCCCGGCTGGAACATATCTTTGCCAAGCAGGTCTATGGCCTTGCTCCGACCGAGATCATCTACCGTATTGCCATCAGCTACATTCTGGGCTTTGCAAAGGGTCACGGCATCACCGCCCACCATATCCGTCAGGCGGATACGCTGGAATTTGCCAAGGCGGGCACCATGGAAAGGGAACTAGATAAGATTTTCAGAGACTGA
- a CDS encoding site-specific integrase has translation MSEKRKDSKGRVLKDGESQRANGTYDYRYTDIHKKRRCIYAKSLTELRKKEEELWRDLADGIDYVAGEMTVADLVDRYMNLKRGLKPNSLRSYNTAVKRIHADPFGQKAIKTVKLSDAKGWFVFLHDSGFKQNTIGILQSVVRPAFEMAVEDDIIRKNPFKFKLSDVVPKDAYVRDALTREQQEKYLQFVQDYGGNYYDDIVILMGTGLRVSELYGLTRADIDFERHCIHVRRQLCRTAEKPYFVTPPKTKSGIRNVPMTDTVRAALLRVVKARASTKVEALVDGCSGFLFLDKSGMPKVAMHLENYMRGVQGKFEKAYGKPVPRITPHVLRHTFCTNVQQAGLDVKSLQYLMGHSNASVTLDVYTHSSFESVERAFEQIAGNL, from the coding sequence ATGTCTGAAAAGCGCAAAGATAGCAAGGGTCGTGTTTTGAAGGATGGCGAAAGCCAAAGAGCAAACGGCACCTACGACTATCGTTATACCGATATCCACAAGAAACGGCGTTGTATTTACGCTAAATCCCTGACAGAGCTGCGGAAAAAAGAGGAAGAACTGTGGCGCGATCTGGCAGACGGCATCGACTACGTCGCCGGAGAGATGACGGTGGCTGATCTGGTTGACCGCTATATGAACCTGAAACGTGGGTTGAAACCCAATTCACTTCGGTCGTACAACACAGCGGTCAAGCGGATTCATGCTGACCCTTTCGGGCAAAAAGCCATCAAAACGGTAAAATTGTCCGATGCGAAAGGCTGGTTCGTGTTTCTGCATGACAGCGGTTTCAAGCAAAACACCATAGGAATCCTGCAAAGCGTTGTCAGACCGGCATTCGAGATGGCGGTAGAGGATGACATTATCCGCAAGAATCCATTCAAGTTCAAACTGTCCGATGTTGTGCCGAAGGACGCTTATGTGCGTGATGCACTGACCAGAGAGCAGCAGGAGAAATATCTGCAATTCGTTCAGGACTATGGCGGCAACTATTATGATGATATCGTCATTCTTATGGGAACCGGCTTGCGCGTGAGCGAGTTGTACGGCCTGACACGAGCAGATATCGACTTTGAACGGCACTGCATCCATGTGCGGCGGCAGCTTTGCCGGACGGCTGAAAAGCCCTACTTCGTCACGCCGCCGAAAACCAAAAGCGGCATCCGCAATGTTCCCATGACGGATACTGTTCGAGCAGCGCTGTTGCGTGTGGTAAAAGCCAGAGCATCTACGAAGGTGGAAGCACTAGTGGATGGTTGCAGCGGATTTCTCTTTCTGGACAAGTCCGGAATGCCGAAGGTGGCAATGCACTTGGAAAACTATATGCGTGGTGTGCAGGGAAAGTTTGAGAAGGCGTACGGAAAACCTGTTCCGCGCATTACACCTCATGTGCTGCGACACACCTTCTGCACCAATGTTCAGCAGGCCGGGCTGGATGTAAAAAGCCTGCAATACCTGATGGGACACTCTAATGCCAGTGTGACGTTGGATGTCTACACGCACAGCAGCTTTGAATCGGTTGAAAGGGCCTTTGAACAGATCGCCGGCAACCTGTGA
- a CDS encoding excisionase, which translates to MKDVPIWEKSNLTLEEAAAYSGIGINKLREITNEDKCKFVHWVGNKRLIKRRLFDCFVEQAYSI; encoded by the coding sequence ATGAAAGACGTCCCTATTTGGGAAAAGAGCAATTTGACGCTGGAAGAAGCTGCGGCTTACTCCGGCATTGGCATTAACAAACTGCGTGAAATTACGAATGAAGATAAATGCAAATTCGTCCATTGGGTGGGAAACAAGCGTCTGATTAAACGTCGCCTGTTCGATTGCTTTGTCGAGCAAGCATATTCTATTTGA
- the rnr gene encoding ribonuclease R translates to MAMRDKIEHAIQNQPCTVKDLKAKFGGDRSADRKVMEAVDQLVHEAVICQRQGVFFTVRSGRADKALLCKVVKLGKNFAFVMLEDGTSDIFIPGRFTRGAMPGDMVLVEKFEHPRVEGSDEGEILAILEEKNSLVGTARRIEGRLKFVPDDCPAISMQLMRDCEGGAKDGDKVAVEILQRGNRQEDHRVGVAMRFGNSDEAKRCAKALLYAQDIRSRFPDKVRDEAKKLENAEVSEKDTEGRMDLRALPIFTIDSAETKDIDDAISLTKTPEGGFELGVHIADVSNYVKPGTELDNEAFNRATSVYYADQVVPMLPKQLSNGICSLNEGALRLAFSCLMRLDKDGNLTDYRFAKTVIRSRVKGVYSEINALLAGSADDELKGKYHEVLSQLPAMKELYGHRARLRKERGCMDIESGEVKLILDEDGHCIDVKKRTSGESEAMIEEFMLLANQCAAHFARVKQIPFVYRVHEEPNAEKLERLHTLLQACGINDHFAKDVPTPKELSAILEGVRGGPYEQIINTGMLRCMSKAVYEEKPKGHYGLVLQDYAHFTSPIRRYPDLAIHRIMTAQLKGIDKETMVLRYSDFAEKASKQSSEREVIAMQIERKAEDCYKAEYARRHLGECYEGRISGVTQRGLFIELENGVEGFVPASSLTPSGTMLTEGIRLSDPVSGKNWSLGDTMMITIVRADVNLGKIDFEVAPANVK, encoded by the coding sequence ATGGCAATGCGCGATAAAATTGAGCACGCGATCCAGAATCAGCCGTGCACAGTTAAAGACCTTAAGGCAAAGTTCGGCGGGGACCGCAGTGCGGACCGCAAGGTGATGGAGGCTGTGGACCAGCTGGTGCACGAGGCAGTCATCTGCCAGCGTCAGGGCGTGTTCTTTACGGTGCGTTCTGGCCGTGCAGACAAGGCTCTGCTGTGCAAGGTGGTCAAACTGGGCAAAAATTTTGCCTTTGTAATGCTGGAGGACGGCACCAGCGATATCTTTATCCCGGGCCGCTTTACCCGCGGTGCAATGCCCGGTGACATGGTGCTTGTGGAAAAGTTTGAGCATCCCCGTGTGGAGGGCAGCGATGAAGGCGAGATCCTTGCCATTCTGGAAGAGAAAAATTCTCTGGTGGGCACTGCCCGCCGTATCGAGGGCCGCTTGAAATTCGTACCGGATGACTGCCCGGCCATCTCCATGCAGCTGATGCGTGACTGCGAGGGCGGCGCAAAGGACGGCGACAAGGTGGCCGTGGAGATCCTGCAGCGCGGCAACCGTCAGGAAGATCACCGTGTGGGCGTTGCCATGCGGTTCGGCAATTCGGATGAAGCCAAGCGCTGCGCCAAGGCCCTGCTCTATGCGCAGGATATCCGCAGCCGCTTCCCGGATAAAGTCCGCGATGAAGCCAAGAAGCTGGAGAATGCCGAGGTCTCTGAAAAGGACACCGAGGGCCGCATGGATCTGCGTGCACTGCCCATCTTCACCATTGACAGTGCCGAGACCAAGGATATCGATGATGCTATCAGCCTGACCAAGACCCCGGAAGGCGGCTTTGAGCTGGGTGTCCACATCGCGGATGTTTCCAACTATGTCAAGCCCGGCACCGAGCTGGATAACGAGGCATTCAACCGTGCTACCAGCGTCTACTATGCCGATCAGGTCGTTCCCATGCTGCCCAAGCAGCTCTCCAACGGCATCTGCAGCCTGAACGAGGGTGCGCTGCGTCTGGCGTTCTCCTGCCTGATGCGTCTGGACAAGGATGGCAACCTGACCGACTATCGCTTTGCGAAAACGGTCATCCGCAGCCGCGTCAAGGGTGTTTACTCCGAGATCAATGCTCTGCTTGCCGGCAGCGCAGACGACGAGCTGAAGGGCAAGTACCACGAGGTGCTCAGCCAGCTGCCTGCTATGAAGGAGCTGTATGGCCACCGTGCCCGCCTGCGCAAGGAGCGCGGCTGCATGGACATTGAGAGCGGCGAGGTAAAGCTGATCCTGGACGAGGATGGCCACTGCATCGACGTGAAGAAGCGCACTTCCGGCGAGAGCGAAGCCATGATCGAGGAGTTCATGCTGCTGGCCAACCAGTGCGCCGCCCACTTTGCCCGCGTGAAGCAGATCCCCTTTGTGTACCGTGTGCATGAGGAGCCCAATGCCGAAAAACTGGAACGCCTGCACACCCTGCTGCAGGCCTGCGGCATCAACGACCACTTTGCCAAGGATGTGCCCACCCCCAAGGAACTGAGCGCGATCCTGGAAGGTGTGCGCGGCGGCCCGTATGAGCAGATCATTAATACCGGGATGCTGCGCTGCATGTCCAAGGCTGTATATGAGGAAAAGCCCAAAGGCCACTACGGTCTGGTCCTGCAGGACTACGCACACTTTACCAGCCCCATCCGCCGCTATCCGGATCTGGCCATCCATCGCATCATGACGGCTCAGCTCAAGGGCATCGATAAGGAGACCATGGTGCTGCGCTACAGTGACTTTGCCGAAAAAGCAAGCAAGCAGTCCAGCGAACGCGAGGTCATCGCCATGCAGATCGAGCGCAAGGCAGAGGATTGCTATAAGGCCGAATACGCCCGCCGCCATCTGGGCGAGTGCTACGAAGGCCGCATTTCCGGCGTGACCCAGCGCGGTCTGTTCATCGAACTGGAAAACGGCGTGGAGGGCTTTGTGCCCGCTTCCAGCCTGACCCCTTCCGGCACCATGCTCACCGAGGGCATCCGCCTGTCCGACCCGGTCTCCGGCAAAAACTGGAGCCTTGGCGACACCATGATGATCACCATCGTGCGCGCAGACGTCAATCTGGGCAAGATCGATTTTGAAGTTGCTCCGGCAAACGTAAAATAA
- a CDS encoding peptidoglycan D,D-transpeptidase FtsI family protein, which translates to MSGKRVLALYAAILFSFAVILCRLYFLAQNQTYAARAKAQSAVRLALPARRGNFYDHTGALLTGLETQYLALCFPGENSYSRLYAYTDEDGQALLYRNRNRSMPFLLRVERDLYWQGVSCYPFARRYASAPLCQQLIGYLDGEGHGAAGLEKALDKLLTGTGEHDVLLCAVTAQGQLQAGETPQYLRQDSKAVGVQLTISRQMQRAAEAVAVETMTSGCILVLDTASAAVRASVSMPGYDPDNLAASLDAPDSPFLNRVLECYTVGSVFKPVLAAAALEQGAFPEYECTGAAVIDGQTFRCAGGVPHGQIGLEEALEKSCNGYFVRLGQQLGAENLLQAAQRFGFGQEISLAGNLHAASGNLPGAAELAQSGQLANFSFGQGSLLASPVQIAAMMNAIASGGVYHTPFFLECTVDETDGTPLETLAHPQSRRVMSAENAALLREMLCQVVEEGTAQDAAELEDGAGGKTGTAQTGQFDAGGTERKNLWFAGFYPAEKPRWTVIVLQDGQTETAYSSAAIFARLCAMLRTLA; encoded by the coding sequence ATGTCCGGCAAGAGGGTTCTGGCGCTGTATGCGGCCATTCTGTTCAGCTTTGCAGTGATTTTGTGCCGCCTGTATTTTCTGGCACAGAACCAGACTTATGCAGCCCGCGCCAAAGCGCAAAGCGCGGTTCGGCTTGCGCTGCCTGCACGGCGTGGAAATTTTTACGATCATACCGGTGCACTGCTCACCGGGCTGGAAACGCAATATCTGGCCCTCTGCTTTCCGGGTGAAAACAGCTATTCCCGCCTGTATGCCTATACCGATGAGGACGGGCAGGCACTTTTGTACCGGAATCGGAATCGTTCCATGCCATTTCTGCTAAGGGTGGAGCGTGATCTTTACTGGCAGGGAGTGTCGTGCTATCCGTTTGCCCGGCGGTATGCGTCAGCACCGCTGTGCCAGCAGCTGATCGGATATCTGGATGGCGAAGGCCATGGAGCTGCCGGACTGGAAAAAGCACTGGACAAGCTGCTGACCGGGACGGGGGAACATGACGTCCTGCTGTGCGCTGTCACCGCTCAGGGACAGCTGCAAGCCGGAGAAACACCGCAGTATCTCCGGCAGGACAGCAAGGCTGTGGGGGTGCAGCTGACCATTTCGCGTCAAATGCAGCGCGCAGCGGAAGCGGTAGCAGTGGAGACTATGACCAGCGGGTGCATTTTGGTTCTGGATACAGCTTCTGCCGCCGTGCGGGCCAGCGTCAGCATGCCGGGCTATGACCCGGATAACCTTGCCGCCAGTCTGGACGCACCTGACAGCCCATTCCTGAATCGCGTGTTGGAATGCTATACCGTCGGCTCGGTGTTCAAGCCGGTGCTGGCAGCGGCGGCACTGGAACAGGGCGCTTTTCCGGAATATGAGTGTACGGGTGCCGCAGTGATAGATGGACAGACCTTCCGCTGCGCAGGCGGTGTGCCGCATGGGCAGATCGGACTAGAAGAAGCACTGGAAAAAAGCTGTAATGGCTATTTTGTACGGCTGGGGCAGCAGCTGGGTGCGGAGAATTTACTGCAAGCGGCGCAGCGTTTTGGATTTGGGCAGGAGATAAGCTTGGCAGGAAATCTGCATGCTGCATCCGGGAACCTGCCGGGCGCAGCCGAACTTGCCCAGAGCGGTCAGCTTGCCAATTTCAGCTTTGGGCAGGGCAGCCTGCTGGCATCACCGGTGCAGATCGCCGCCATGATGAATGCCATCGCCTCCGGCGGGGTGTACCACACACCGTTTTTTCTGGAATGCACGGTTGACGAAACCGACGGTACACCGCTGGAAACGCTTGCGCATCCACAGTCGAGGCGGGTGATGAGTGCGGAAAATGCAGCGCTTCTGCGTGAAATGCTTTGTCAGGTGGTGGAAGAGGGCACTGCACAGGATGCTGCAGAGCTGGAAGACGGTGCGGGCGGCAAGACCGGCACGGCTCAGACCGGACAGTTTGATGCAGGCGGAACAGAACGCAAGAATCTGTGGTTTGCAGGCTTTTACCCGGCAGAAAAGCCCCGCTGGACGGTGATCGTGCTGCAGGACGGGCAGACCGAAACGGCCTATTCCAGTGCAGCCATCTTTGCCCGGCTGTGCGCCATGCTTCGTACTCTGGCGTAA
- a CDS encoding oleate hydratase, whose protein sequence is MYYSSGNYEAFATPKKPEGVDHKSAYIIGSGLAALTAACYLVRDGQMKGEHVHVFEKDPIPGGACDGYKYDIGYVMRGGREMDNHFEVMWDMLRSIPSLETEGASVLDEYYWLNKEDPNYSLCRATVDRGQDAHTDGKFGLSDKGAMEIMKLFFTPDEQLQDKKITDFFDDEVLNSNFWLYWRTMFAFENWHSALEMKLYLKRYIHHIGGLPDFTALRFTRYNQYESIILPMVTYLKDHGVQFHYETKVVDVKFDINGKRKQASSVVVEHAGETSTIDLTENDLLFITNGGCVESCTVGAQDKAAGFDPTIKPGNGWDLWKKIAAQDPAFGHPEKFCSDPEHSNWESATITTLDDKIPQYIQKICKRDPFSGHTVTGGIVTVKDSNWLLSWTLNRQQQFRDQPKNQLCVWVYGLFSDKPGNYVKKAMRDCTGKELCMEWLYHIGVPEAQIEELAEHSANTVPVMMPYIDAFFMPRAMGDRPDIVPEGAVNFAFLGQFAETARDTIFTTEYSMRTGMEAVYTLLNIDRGVPEVWGSTYDVRALIDATVKLRDGKKITDMDLPLIPRLAMKEALKKIEGTDLEKFLKEYNAI, encoded by the coding sequence ATGTACTATTCCAGTGGCAACTATGAAGCTTTTGCAACCCCTAAAAAGCCGGAGGGTGTCGATCATAAATCCGCTTATATCATCGGTTCCGGTCTGGCAGCACTGACGGCTGCCTGCTATCTGGTCCGTGACGGTCAGATGAAGGGTGAGCATGTGCATGTGTTCGAGAAAGACCCCATCCCCGGCGGTGCCTGTGATGGCTATAAGTACGACATCGGTTATGTGATGCGCGGTGGCCGCGAGATGGACAACCATTTTGAGGTAATGTGGGATATGCTGCGCTCCATCCCGTCTCTGGAGACCGAGGGAGCCAGCGTGCTGGATGAATATTACTGGCTGAACAAGGAAGACCCCAACTACTCTCTCTGCCGCGCTACCGTGGACCGCGGTCAGGACGCCCACACCGATGGTAAGTTCGGCCTGTCCGATAAGGGTGCCATGGAGATCATGAAGCTGTTCTTTACCCCTGACGAGCAGCTGCAGGATAAGAAGATCACCGACTTCTTTGACGATGAAGTGCTGAACTCCAACTTCTGGCTGTACTGGCGCACCATGTTTGCCTTTGAAAACTGGCACAGTGCTCTGGAAATGAAGCTCTATCTCAAGCGCTATATCCACCATATCGGCGGCCTGCCGGATTTCACCGCCCTGCGTTTTACCCGCTACAACCAGTACGAGTCCATCATCCTGCCCATGGTCACTTACCTGAAGGATCACGGCGTGCAGTTCCACTATGAGACCAAGGTCGTGGACGTGAAATTTGATATCAATGGCAAGCGCAAGCAGGCAAGCAGCGTGGTCGTGGAGCATGCGGGGGAGACCAGCACCATCGACCTGACCGAGAACGATCTGCTGTTCATCACCAACGGCGGCTGTGTGGAGAGCTGCACCGTGGGTGCGCAGGACAAGGCTGCAGGCTTTGACCCCACCATCAAGCCGGGCAACGGCTGGGATCTGTGGAAAAAGATTGCTGCACAGGATCCCGCTTTCGGCCATCCCGAGAAGTTCTGCTCCGACCCGGAACATTCCAACTGGGAGAGCGCTACCATTACAACTCTGGACGACAAGATCCCGCAGTATATCCAGAAGATCTGCAAGCGTGACCCGTTCAGCGGCCACACCGTCACCGGCGGCATCGTCACCGTTAAGGACTCCAACTGGCTGCTCAGCTGGACACTGAACCGCCAGCAGCAGTTCCGCGACCAGCCTAAGAACCAGCTGTGTGTCTGGGTCTACGGTCTGTTCAGCGACAAGCCCGGCAACTATGTCAAGAAAGCTATGCGTGACTGCACCGGCAAGGAACTGTGCATGGAGTGGCTGTACCACATCGGCGTGCCCGAGGCTCAGATCGAGGAGCTGGCAGAGCACAGCGCAAACACCGTGCCTGTGATGATGCCCTATATCGACGCCTTCTTTATGCCCCGTGCCATGGGCGACCGCCCCGATATCGTGCCCGAGGGCGCTGTGAACTTTGCCTTCCTCGGCCAGTTTGCCGAAACCGCCCGCGACACCATCTTCACCACCGAATACTCCATGCGCACCGGTATGGAGGCCGTGTACACCCTGCTGAACATCGACCGCGGCGTGCCCGAGGTCTGGGGCAGCACCTACGACGTGCGCGCTCTGATCGATGCAACGGTCAAGCTGCGCGACGGCAAGAAGATCACCGACATGGATCTGCCGCTGATCCCGCGCCTTGCCATGAAGGAAGCTCTGAAAAAAATCGAGGGTACTGACCTTGAAAAATTCCTCAAGGAATACAATGCCATCTGA
- the secG gene encoding preprotein translocase subunit SecG — MSVIEIVGGVILLVASLVIVLLTLMQHTHGQGLSGAINGSVGGANNARLTPADQMLAKVTRIAGVVFFVVAILACLFAGRLAG; from the coding sequence ATGTCTGTTATCGAAATTGTTGGCGGTGTGATCCTGCTGGTCGCTTCGCTCGTCATCGTCCTTCTCACTCTGATGCAGCACACGCATGGTCAGGGCCTTTCCGGTGCGATCAATGGCAGCGTGGGCGGTGCAAACAATGCCCGCCTGACCCCGGCTGACCAGATGCTGGCCAAGGTGACCCGCATTGCAGGTGTCGTTTTCTTTGTGGTCGCTATTCTGGCATGTCTGTTTGCAGGCCGTCTGGCAGGCTGA